From one Malus sylvestris chromosome 1, drMalSylv7.2, whole genome shotgun sequence genomic stretch:
- the LOC126618269 gene encoding soluble inorganic pyrophosphatase 1-like — MSEGEEPKTQKAPKLNERILSSLSRRSVAAHPWHDLEIGPSAPDIFNVVIEITKGSKVKYELDKKTGMIKVDRILYSSVVYPHNYGFIPRTLCEDNDPLDVLVLMQEPVLPGCFLRARAIGVMPMIDQGEKDDKIIAVCADDPEYTHYTALDDLPPHRLSEIRRFFEDYKKNENKEVAVNAFLPASTALEAIQYSMDLYAEYIMHTLRR; from the exons ATGTCTGAAGGAGAagaacctaaaactcaaaaagcTCCCAAATTGAATGAGAGGATCCTTTCATCTCTGTCAAGAAGATCAGTTGCTGCACATCCATGGCATGATCTTGAAATTG GACCTAGTGCACCCGATATTTTCAACGTT GTTATCGAGATAACAAAGGGAAGCAAAGTCAAATATGAACTTGACAAGAAGACAGGAATGATTAAg GTTGATCGGATTTTATACTCGTCGGTGGTGTATCCTCACAATTACGGCTTCATCCCTCGCACCTTGTGTGAAGACAATGATCCACTGGATGTTTTAGTCCTCATGCAG GAACCTGTGCTTCCGGGTTGCTTTCTGCGAGCCAGAGCCATTGGAGTGATGCCCATGATTGATCAG GGAGAGAAAGATGATAAGATCATCGCAGTCTGCGCCGATGATCCAGAGTACACACATTACACTGCACTCGATGACCTCCCCCCTCATCGCCTTTCTGAGATTCGTCGCTTCTTTGAAGACT ACAAGAAGAATGAGAACAAAGAGGTTGCAGTAAACGCCTTCTTGCCCGCTAGCACTGCTCTTGAAGCTATCCAGTACTCAAT gGATCTTTATGCTGAGTACATAATGCACACCTTAAGGCGGTAA